CGGGCCGCCGGGCAGGTCAGTTTGGCGACCGTTGATCAGGTCGACGGTCTCACCCCAGATATCCGAATAGGACTCGTTGAGAGCGCCCGACTGCCACTGGTAGATGAGGTTGTTGGTGAAATCGGTATAGGCGTGGCCCCACTCGTGGGCGGTCACGTCGTCGGTGGTCAGCCCCGGGCAGAACGAGATGTAGATGCCGTTCCAGGAGGCGTTGGGGCAGCTGTCGCCCCGGTTGAAGATCGCGTCCATGGTCGCGCCGGCGGCGTCGAAAGAGTCGCGGCCGAAGGCGTTGTCGAACAGGTCGTAGGTCTCCTCCGAGGCGTAGATCATGTTGTCGGCCTCGACGTTGCCGGTCGGGAACGGATCGCCCTCGACCCAGAACGGGAACCCGTCGTAGTTCGGTCCCGGATGGGGAAAACCCTCGGCGTCATACGCCCGGCGGAAGAGTGCGTCGTGAATGCCGGTGATCCGATCGAGCACCTTGCCGCCGTGGGCGTCGACGTAGACGAACTCACGCACCGTGGGCCCGTCGTTGACCACCTCCACCTCGTAAGCGAGATAGTCGCGGCCGGGCACCCCTTGCACGAGGCCGGTACGGAAAACCATCAGCGTGGTGGCCGCCACGCTCAGACTCTCGAAGCTCTCGTCGGGGCCGACGGGCTCATCGCCCACTTCAAGCCCGCCTCGGGCGCGCTTGAACTGCATCAAGGTCACGTCACGGATCGCTCGCCCTTCCGCCTCTTCTTGACTCAGGCTCGGCGTCATGTCGAGCTTGCTGACCGGAACGAAGTTGCCGTTGGCCGCGTAGAGCTCGCCTTGGTTATTGAAATGCGCGCGCAGCTCGCCGCCGAACACTGGAATACCCATGTAGTTCTGCTTGAAAATCGCGTGCTCATTGCCGTAGCCATCGCGGACCATTCTCACAGCCTGGAGCTCGTCGTCGGCCGCGGTCACGCCGAAGGCGCTGCCGTAGGCGCGGAAGAAGTTCATCGCTCGATCACCCGCAGGAGCGATGGGACCGCGAGCGAGCGGAGCTTTCCCCTTTGTCGGCATCTGGACAAACCTCGCCAGGCCGGTCTGGTCGTCAACGCTGATTAGCGCCTCGCCCAGGGTGTCGTTGATCAGGTTTTGCACGCCTTGTGCGTGCGGGGACGGTCCCTGTGCCACCGCCAAAGATGCGGTAAGAACAAAGCCCATCACGACGGCTAGCTTCCGAGATAGCGACATTTCCAGCTCCTACTTGTCAGTGATCGGACCCGCCTCCTGCGGCTTCGCGATCGGATCAGCTCTCCTTGGATGCCGGGGAACCTAGCACACTCGAGCGCAGAAAGGAATCGACGATCATGAATATATTCCCGCCGCAAGGACTTCCTCCACACCGTGTCGGGGTCTCTTGCCCAGCCTAGACGATCCGATTCAGCACCAGTCCCAAGCACAGCGCCGGCAGATAGACCACCGACGCCAAGAGCAGACGCTTCGCCGTGCGCTCTTCCACCGACCTGGCAAACCCCACGGCCGTGCCCAACAGCCCGAGCGAGAGGAGCAGACCCACTCCAAGATACCAGCTGCCGGTGACTCCGAGCACGGTCGGCAGGAGACTCACCGGCACCAGCGCGGCGGCGTAGAGAACCGCCTGCCGGGCGGTCGATCCCCCATCGGGCTCCACCACCGGCAGCATCGGCAGCCCGGCGCGCGCGTAGTCATTGCGGCACATCCAGGCGATGGCCATGAAGTGCGGCAGCTGCCACAGGAACAGAATCGCGAACAGCGCCCAGGCGCCGGGCCCGAGCCCTCCGCTCGCCGCGGCCCAACCCATCATGGGCGGCAGAGCGCCCGGCACCGCGCCCACAAGCGTCGATAGGTGGGATACCCGCTTGAGCGGCGTGTATACCCAAACGTAGCTCACCAGGGCGACCGCGCCCAGAAGTGCCGCCAATGGATTCGCCTGCCAACCCAGGATCACGATGCCCGCGGCACTCGCTCCTAGCCCGAGAACGATCGCCGACCACGGCTCCAGACGCCCGGCCGGCAACGGCCGGTTGCGGGTTCGCTCCATGAGGGCGTCGATCCGGCGCTCGCCATGGTGGTTGAACGCCGACGCACCGGCGGAAACCAGCGCGGTTCCGACCACCGTCCAGGCGCAGGCCAGCCAGTCGACTCGCGCGGACGAGCCGAGCACGAAGCCCATCGCCGCCGTCACCGCCACCAGGAAGGTGATTCGCGGTTTGGTCAGCTCCCAGATGTCGTGAGCGCGGCTGCGTCCTGGCTCCTCCGGGACGGCCGGCTCCGCGATCGTCACGTCGCGGCCTCCGCCCTTGGAGCGGTAACCGCCACGCGCCGCGGACTGAGCCTCCAAGCGCGAAGCGTGAGCATCAGGCTGGTCGCCAGTACCATCGCTCCGACCGCCACGTGCACGGTATTGGGGAGCACGGCCTTCTTCGAAAGCACCACGGTCGCCCCCAACGTGATCTGGACCGCCACCAGACCGATCAGCGCTTGCGCTGGACGGCGGAGATGCCCCACGGATCGTGGGCCGCGGAATACGCGCAGGACGGTCCATGCAACGAGGCCGCAGACGACCAACGCGCCCAGGCGATGGCTGAAGTGAATCGCGATCGAGAAGTCGAAGCGTGGTGGAATCAGCCGCCCGAACGCCAGCGGAAAGTCCGGTATGGCCAGCCCCGCCCCGGAGTGGCGCATCACCGCGCCGACCAGGATCTGAACGTAGACCGCTCCGGTCGTGACCGCCGCCGCCGTGAACACACTCGGTGCCGCCCGCTGGGGGGACGGCTGGTCCCGCCACCAGCGCGAGGTCGCGACGGCGATCGTTACGATCAGACAGAGGAACAACTGCGCCAGCCCGGCATGGCTGACCGAGATCGGTGTCGGCAGGAAAAAAAGCACGGTCAGGCCGCCGAGAAGAGCCTGCAACAGCACCGCGACCACGGCGGCGTAGCTCAGCTTCCGCAGCCAGCGCCTCGGCTCGACGCGCGACATCGCGATCGCCAGGCCGACCGCGAGCAGGGCCACCGTTCCCGCAATGAGCCGGTGCCCGTGCTCGGCCCGGACGTTCTCGATCGTCCACCAGCGAGGCGGGTTGAGAGAACCATACGACAGGGGCCAATCGGGCACCGACAACCCGGCCTCTTTGCTCTTAACCAGGGCGCCGGCTCCGATCAGAAAGACGATGCAAGCCACCAGCGCGACCGCGTATCGATGGACCCAACCCGGGGTTTCCTCACGCATTGCCGGTCGAGTCTATCCCCATCTCGATCCCGTCCGCGGGAGCCAGCGAAGCGAAGCGTACCCGTACAACAGGATGTTAGTATCCCGCTTTCACCCGCCCGACCCGGACCATGGCAAGGCGCTCAAGCTCGACGGCTCCGAAGTGAAGATCGGGCGCTCCGGAGATTGCGATCTCGTGCTCACCGAGCCTCGAGCCAGTTCCGAGCATCTCCAGATAGCATGGCAGCCCGAAGAAGGTTACAGACTGGTCGATCTCGAGAGCCGCAACGGCACTCTGGTCAACGAGCGACTCGCCGACGATCAACTCTTGCAGCATCTCGATCGCATCCGGATAGGGGACACGGTCGTGACATTCGAGATACATGGACACTGATCATCCAAAGAACATCGGTCCTTACGAGATCCTCGGCGTCATCGGCAAAGGCGCCATGGGCAAGGTGTACAAGGCCGCGCGGCCTTCCTCGAACCAGATCGTCGCGATCAAAGTGCTGCCGGCCGATCTCGCGGAGGATCAAGAACGAGTCGAGCGTTTCAACCGCGAGGCGCAAGCCGTGGCGCTGCTCAACCATCCCAACGTCGTGCGGATCCTCGAGAAGGAACAGGCAGACGATCTGCACTACTTCGTCATGGAATACGTGCCGGGAACCTCACTCGACGCGGTCCTACGCCAACGGCGACTCTCGCTGCCCGAAGCGATCCGAGTTTTCAAGAGCGTATGCAAGGGACTCGACGCGGCCCACCAGAAGACCATCGTTCATCGGGATCTGTCGCCACGCAATATCCTGGTCTCGGAAGACCTGTCCGCGGTCAAGATCGTCGATTTCGGCATCAGCCGGATCGAGACCATCTCGCAAGATTAGGGGACCCTCTCAACGAGCGAATTCAGCCTGGGTTCGCTCCACTACATGGCGCCCGAGCAGGCACGCAACATGGTGAGCGCCGATCACCGCGCCGACATCTACTCGCTTGGAGTCCTGCTCTACGAAATGCTCACCGGACGGGTGCCGGTCGGCAGGTTCAACCTCCCGAGTCAACTCAACTCCGAGGTCCCCCCTGAAGTTGACCCGATCGGGCTGAGATGTCTGGAAGCCGATCCCCAGGACCGCTACCCGACCGTGGCCAGGCTGCTCAAGGAAGTCCGCCGCCTGGAAGACCAGCTGCGGCTCGGCCTCGTCCACGAGGTCAGAGGCATCGGCAGTCAGACCTCGAAGATCCTGCTCAAATCGACCAGCAGCCGCGTGATCCGGACGGGGCTGATCGCGGTTGGGGTGATCGCGCTGATCGGAGCGACCTTCCTGGTTGGGCACTCGCTCAAGAGCGAGCGCGAG
The bacterium genome window above contains:
- a CDS encoding serine/threonine protein kinase — protein: MDTDHPKNIGPYEILGVIGKGAMGKVYKAARPSSNQIVAIKVLPADLAEDQERVERFNREAQAVALLNHPNVVRILEKEQADDLHYFVMEYVPGTSLDAVLRQRRLSLPEAIRVFKSVCKGLDAAHQKTIVHRDLSPRNILVSEDLSAVKIVDFGISRIETISQD
- a CDS encoding heme A synthase, with the translated sequence MREETPGWVHRYAVALVACIVFLIGAGALVKSKEAGLSVPDWPLSYGSLNPPRWWTIENVRAEHGHRLIAGTVALLAVGLAIAMSRVEPRRWLRKLSYAAVVAVLLQALLGGLTVLFFLPTPISVSHAGLAQLFLCLIVTIAVATSRWWRDQPSPQRAAPSVFTAAAVTTGAVYVQILVGAVMRHSGAGLAIPDFPLAFGRLIPPRFDFSIAIHFSHRLGALVVCGLVAWTVLRVFRGPRSVGHLRRPAQALIGLVAVQITLGATVVLSKKAVLPNTVHVAVGAMVLATSLMLTLRAWRLSPRRVAVTAPRAEAAT
- a CDS encoding FHA domain-containing protein, producing MLVSRFHPPDPDHGKALKLDGSEVKIGRSGDCDLVLTEPRASSEHLQIAWQPEEGYRLVDLESRNGTLVNERLADDQLLQHLDRIRIGDTVVTFEIHGH
- the cyoE gene encoding protoheme IX farnesyltransferase, whose amino-acid sequence is MTIAEPAVPEEPGRSRAHDIWELTKPRITFLVAVTAAMGFVLGSSARVDWLACAWTVVGTALVSAGASAFNHHGERRIDALMERTRNRPLPAGRLEPWSAIVLGLGASAAGIVILGWQANPLAALLGAVALVSYVWVYTPLKRVSHLSTLVGAVPGALPPMMGWAAASGGLGPGAWALFAILFLWQLPHFMAIAWMCRNDYARAGLPMLPVVEPDGGSTARQAVLYAAALVPVSLLPTVLGVTGSWYLGVGLLLSLGLLGTAVGFARSVEERTAKRLLLASVVYLPALCLGLVLNRIV